A region from the Acipenser ruthenus chromosome 56, fAciRut3.2 maternal haplotype, whole genome shotgun sequence genome encodes:
- the LOC117404254 gene encoding red-sensitive opsin-1, which produces MAELWRNPVFEARKRQEETTQDSIFVYTNSNNTKGPFEGPNYHIAPRWIYNLASLWMIFVFFASLFTNGLVLVATYKFKKLRHPLNWILVNLAIADLGETLLASSISVCNQIFGYFILGHPLCIFEGYVVATCGIAGLWSLTVISWERWVVVCKPFGNVKFDAKWAISGIVFSWVWAAGWCSPPIFGWSRYWPHGLKTSCGPDVFSGSEVPGVQSFMITLMITCCIIPLAIIILCYIAVWLAIHAVAQQQKESESTQKAEREVSRMVVVMIIAYCFCWGPYTFFVCFGAANPGYAFHPLAAAMPAYFAKSATIYNPIIYVFMNRQFRNCIMEMFGKKVDDGSEVSSTSKTEVSSVSSSSVAPA; this is translated from the exons ATGGCAGAGCTTTGGAGGAACCCGGTTTTTGAAGCCAGGAAAAGGCAAGAAGAAACGACACAGGACTCCATCTTTGTCTACACGAACAGCAACAACACAAAAG GTCCCTTCGAGGGTCCGAACTACCACATCGCCCCCCGCTGGATTTACAACCTCGCCTCTCTGTGGATGATCTTCGTGTTCTTCGCCTCGCTCTTCACCAACGGCTTGGTTCTGGTGGCCACTTACAAGTTCAAGAAGCTCCGACACCCTCTCAACTGGATCCTGGTGAACCTGGCCATCGCCGACCTGGGGGAGACCTTGCTGGCCAGCAGCATCAGCGTCTGCAACCAGATCTTCGGATACTTCATCCTGGGACACCCCCTGTGCATCTTCGAGGGCTACGTCGTCGCCACCTGCG GCATCGCCGGGCTCTGGTCTCTCACCGTGATTTCCTGGGAGAGATGGGTGGTGGTCTGCAAGCCCTTTGGCAACGTCAAGTTCGACGCCAAGTGGGCCATCAGTGGCATCGTCTTCTCGTGGGTGTGGGCGGCGGGCTGGTGCTCCCCCCCAATATTCGGCTGGAGCAG GTACTGGCCCCACGGTTTGAAGACATCATGTGGCCCCGATGTTTTCAGTGGTAGTGAGGTCCCTGGAGTCCAGTCCTTCATGATAACGCTCATGATAACCTGCTGTATCATCCCCTTGGCCATCATCATCCTGTGTTACATCGCCGTGTGGCTGGCCATCCACGCG GTCGCCCAGCAACAGAAGGAATCCGAGTCGACGCAGAAAGCCGAGAGGGAAGTGTCCcggatggtggtggtgatgatcATCGCTTATTGCTTTTGCTGGGGCCCCTACACCTTCTTCGTCTGCTTCGGCGCGGCTAACCCTGGCTACGCTTTCCATCCCCTGGCGGCCGCGATGCCCGCTTACTTCGCTAAGAGCGCCACCATCTACAACCCGATCATCTACGTGTTCATGAACAGACAG TTCCGTAACTGCATAATGGAGATGTTCGGAAAGAAAGTCGACGACGGATCAGAAGTGTCTTCGACTTCCAAGACAGAAGTGTCTTCCGTTTCAAGTTCCTCTGTGGCGCCTGCATAA